Proteins encoded by one window of Manihot esculenta cultivar AM560-2 chromosome 10, M.esculenta_v8, whole genome shotgun sequence:
- the LOC110624308 gene encoding probable disease resistance protein At4g27220 has product MLALQILNLSGTPIKSLPDSLFGLVNLKRFSLNHCVLLKLLPSGIGNLNCLEVFHLEGTAIVALPREVEQLTNLTSLKVSFREPVSLDHPRKMIPDGVIPQLSKLKNLYIDVSPKDERWKASVESVVLEICTLTTLDTLQFYFPNMKLLSRFNWDSIPISPPLSHFRFTIGDHTSRIICRVPREAELELVRYDKCLKYVNGEGAPKEIKKVLRHASALFLDRNMTIEKLSEFEISNMMQLKCCLAGECDKLQSILDGDQMVIGASEEVVVGFESLECLYIYYAKSLRSICEGRLDNSSFKKLKYLTLHMCPELTIVFTLELLGNLSRLEEFTVDDCSNIRRLVQCKDIENEIKHVLPALKKISLHFLPELDSISDVLSIAPRIKWMSFYYCPNLKNLPISKAFHTELGQIKSEKSWWQALEWQNTEQDSNWKDIFVGVDEGD; this is encoded by the coding sequence ATGCTTGCTCTACAAATCCTTAACTTGTCAGGAACTCCCATTAAATCTTTGCCGGATTCTCTTTTTGGATTGGTCAATCTCAAAAGGTTCTCTTTGAATCACTGTGTTCTGTTGAAATTACTACCATCTGGAATTGGAAATCTCAATTGCCTTGAGGTATTTCATCTTGAAGGGACAGCAATAGTGGCTTTACCGAGAGAAGTTGAACAGCTCACGAATCTCACATCCCTAAAAGTGTCATTTCGTGAACCTGTGAGTCTCGATCATCCAAGAAAAATGATTCCCGACGGGGTTATACCACAGCTGTCCAAGttgaaaaatttatatattgatgTGAGTCCAAAAGATGAGCGTTGGAAAGCATCTGTGGAAAGtgttgttttagagatttgcaCACTGACAACATTAGATACACTTCAGTTCTACTTCCCTAACATGAAACTTTTGAGCCGATTTAATTGGGACAGTATACCAATATCTCCACCATTATCACATTTCAGATTTACTATTGGTGATCATACCAGTCGCATCATTTGTCGAGTCCCTCGTGAGGCTGAGCTTGAGTTAGTACGATATGATAAATGTTTGAAGTATGTCAATGGTGAAGGTGCACCTAAAGAAATCAAGAAAGTGCTTAGACACGCATCTGCCCTTTTTTTGGATCGCAATATGACTATTGAGAAGCTATCAGAATTTGAAATCTCAAATATGATGCAATTGAAATGTTGTTTAGCAGGAGAATGTGACAAACTCCAATCAATCCTAGATGGAGATCAAATGGTAATCGGCGCTTCTGAAGAAGTAGTAGTTGGTTTTGAATCACTTgaatgtctatatatatattatgctaAGAGTTTGAGGAGCATATGTGAGGGGCGATTGGATAATAGTAGCttcaaaaaactaaaatatttgaCCTTGCACATGTGTCCAGAGCTAACCATAGTTTTCACACTGGAGTTGCTTGGTAATCTTTCCAGGCTTGAAGAGTTCACAGTTGATGATTGCTCCAACATCAGGAGGTTAGTGCAATGCAAAGATATTGAGAATGAGATCAAGCATGTTCTCCCAGCCTTGAAGAAGATTTCTCTCCATTTCTTACCTGAATTGGATAGTATCTCCGATGTGTTATCCATTGCCCCAAGAATAAAATGGATGAGCTTTTACTATTGCCCAAATCTCAAAAATCTCCCAATTAGCAAAGCTTTCCACACAGAATTGGGGCAGATCAAGAGTGAGAAGAGCTGGTGGCAAGCTTTGGAGTGGCAAAACACCGAGCAAGATTCTAATTGGAAAGACatttttgttggggttgatgaAGGGGATTGA
- the LOC110624306 gene encoding probable disease resistance protein At1g15890 has translation MEEEKNHQNPLTVGMQLGDCKLVETEHFNLEWIHQKSKICLQLLFIDDDCVFHRNSVIHLSTRDGSVNLKGKASASSSSIATDLPEAISSRFQELEKTTEAGCSKATSSAEPKILQIQEMHAESHHSALEPAAMLSDTSLEATAPLSRLIKNDRILNEILSRIGYSKTRIGVYGGAVGKTTLLKSLKVHPDIREMFQFVIWVTVPKVWKLEAVQLEIAKQLPLDDKKSISSWKLMSFLNKVKFLLILAGIHQVISLDFIGIPDPTPENGCNIVLTAVSEEICDRMEVDWKINLEGLLKEFCENAGKIDYSSDLQPLALEVVDLCGYHWHAIFLMSKALKDEYDVCVWNNAIEILRTQPAFPGRDLENIMADVLKFSYSRLPDDTTRRCLKNCALFFENQEIARDSLIDNWMSDDLTDMYSKGQKVLETLVAW, from the exons ATGGAAGAAGAGAAAAACCACCAAAATCCTCTAACTGTTGGGATGCAGTTGGGCGACTGCAAGCTTGTGGAAACGGAGCACTTCAACCTAGAATGGATCCATCAAAAATCAAAGATCTGCCTTCAGTTGCTCTTCATAGACGATGATTGTGTCTTTCATAGGAATTCAGTCATTCACCTAAGCACGCGGGATGGGAGCGTAAATCTGAAAG GAAAGGCCTCAGCGTCCAGTTCATCAATAGCTACAGATCTACCAGAAGCAATTTCTTCTCGTTTTCAAG AACTTGAGAAAACAACTGAAGCCGGTTGTAGCAAAGCAACGTCATCAGCAGAACCAAAGATTTTGCAGATTCAGGAGATGCATGCAGAAAGTCATCACTCTGCTCTGGAACCGGCTGCTATGCTATCCGATACTTCACTTGAGGCTACAGCACCTCTTTCAAGGCTTATAAAAAATGATCGTATTCTAAACGAAATTTTGAGTAGAATTGGATATTCGAAAACAAGAATCGGAGTTTATGGAGGAGCAGTCGGAAAAACCACCCTATTAAAGTCATTGAAGGTTCATCCTGATATAAGGGAAATGTTTCAGTTTGTCATTTGGGTAACTGTTCCCAAGGTTTGGAAACTGGAAGCGGTGCAGCTAGAAATTGCAAAACAATTGCCTTTGGATGATAAAAAGTCTATAAGCTCATGGAAACTGATGAGCTTTCTAAACAAGGTCAAGTTTTTGCTGATTCTAGCTGGTATTCATCAGGTTATTAGCTTGGACTTTATCGGAATCCCTGACCCAACTCCAGAAAATGGTTGCAATATAGTTTTGACGGCTGTATCAGAGGAAATATGCGACAGAATGGAAGTGGATTGGAAGATAAATTTGGAGGGTTTATTGAAGGAATTTTGCGAGAATGCTGGTAAAATTGACTATTCTTCTGACCTTCAACCGCTAGCTCTAGAAGTAGTTGACTTGTGTGGCTACCATTGGCATGCTATCTTCCTAATGTCAAAGGCATTGAAAGATGAATATGATGTTTGTGTTTGGAACAATGCTATTGAAATATTGAGAACGCAGCCTGCATTTCCTGGACGAGATTTAGAAAACATCATGGCTGATGTGTTAAAATTCAGCTATAGTCGTCTTCCAGATGATACAACTAGAAGATGCCTAAAAAATTGTGCATTGTTCTTTGAGAACCAGGAGATTGCAAGAGATTCATTGATAGACAACTGGATGTCTGATGACTTGACAGATATGTATTCAAAAGGCCAAAAAGTTCTTGAAACTCTTGTCGCCTGGTAG